A genomic region of uncultured Roseibium sp. contains the following coding sequences:
- the creD gene encoding cell envelope integrity protein CreD produces MTDNTDHGTSYGPAAPQQPAPTRVMAFLGSPAVKFILIGLLSFLLLVPSIFVWVLVEERAHRAKDVAREIARSWGGTQEINGPYLVIPFTETYTTGSGEDFETKTVRRTAVLFPERLTVGGDIAVEERKKSIYTLPVYNARLDLDGTFAAPPDDMFEPKHGGTIDVAADKAVVVVGIRDVRALRSEVALALAGTGAVPFEPGLGPLARTDRDPRRSSGPSGINAAVSPQAWQNGFSFDVKLQLNGSTAIYVAPAGQTTKVAVQSDWAHPGFTGAFLPETRTITSSGFDAAWTIPYLARGIPKVMETSHLPLQDKLLGVKFVEPVNFYQTISRSLKYAIGFISLTFLAVFVLEMRSGWRFHWIQYALVGLALIVFYVMLLAFAEHVGYAPAYLIAAGAATLLNAVYIGTSLKSRLAGLVMLAVLGSIFAVLFALMQEQDYALLIGSVIAFVALSITMFVTQRIDWSGQNRPDTEPAGAAV; encoded by the coding sequence ATGACAGACAACACAGACCACGGCACCTCCTACGGCCCGGCAGCGCCGCAGCAACCTGCACCGACAAGGGTCATGGCGTTCCTGGGCTCTCCTGCGGTGAAATTCATCCTGATAGGACTGCTCTCCTTCCTGCTGCTCGTTCCCAGCATTTTTGTCTGGGTGCTCGTGGAGGAACGCGCGCATCGGGCGAAGGACGTCGCCCGCGAGATTGCCCGCTCGTGGGGTGGAACCCAGGAAATCAACGGCCCCTACCTGGTGATCCCTTTCACAGAAACCTACACGACAGGCTCGGGCGAAGACTTTGAGACCAAGACTGTCCGCAGGACGGCGGTGCTGTTTCCCGAGCGGCTGACGGTGGGTGGTGATATCGCGGTCGAGGAACGGAAGAAGTCCATCTATACGCTTCCCGTCTACAATGCACGGCTCGACCTCGACGGTACGTTCGCTGCACCTCCCGACGACATGTTCGAACCGAAGCACGGCGGTACGATCGATGTCGCGGCCGACAAGGCCGTTGTCGTTGTCGGCATCCGGGATGTCCGGGCGCTCAGGAGCGAGGTCGCGCTTGCCCTGGCCGGAACGGGAGCCGTCCCCTTCGAACCGGGTCTCGGGCCCCTGGCACGTACGGACCGCGATCCCCGCCGCTCATCCGGCCCATCCGGGATCAATGCAGCCGTGTCTCCCCAGGCCTGGCAGAACGGCTTTTCCTTCGACGTGAAACTGCAGCTCAACGGCTCGACGGCGATCTATGTCGCTCCGGCCGGCCAGACTACGAAAGTCGCCGTTCAATCGGATTGGGCGCATCCCGGATTCACTGGTGCCTTCCTGCCGGAAACGCGGACGATCACCAGCTCGGGTTTCGACGCCGCCTGGACAATTCCCTATCTTGCGCGCGGCATCCCGAAGGTCATGGAAACGAGCCATCTGCCGCTCCAGGACAAGCTCTTGGGCGTGAAGTTCGTCGAACCGGTGAACTTCTATCAGACGATCTCGAGATCCCTGAAATACGCGATCGGCTTCATAAGCCTGACCTTTCTGGCGGTCTTCGTCCTGGAGATGCGTTCCGGCTGGCGGTTCCACTGGATCCAGTATGCGCTCGTCGGCCTTGCCCTGATCGTCTTCTACGTGATGCTGCTGGCCTTCGCCGAACACGTCGGCTATGCGCCGGCCTACCTGATTGCGGCCGGCGCGGCGACCCTGCTGAACGCGGTCTACATCGGGACATCGCTCAAAAGCAGGCTGGCCGGTCTGGTGATGCTGGCGGTGCTCGGAAGTATCTTTGCCGTTCTGTTCGCCCTTATGCAGGAGCAGGATTACGCGCTACTGATCGGCTCCGTCATCGCCTTTGTCGCCCTGTCCATCACGATGTTCGTGACCCAGAGGATCGACTGGTCGGGGCAGAACAGGCCGGATACGGAGCCGGCCGGAGCAGCGGTCTGA
- a CDS encoding VOC family protein, producing the protein MHKSRLGDLVIDCEGGDIDEHAAFWAQALGRTLEVEPKNPRYRRLFGKDGEIGILLQAVEHPARVHLDIETDNPQAEVARLEKLGAKIVRRFDSWVVMEAASGHRFCVVSPQSPGFEEKATAWND; encoded by the coding sequence ATGCACAAGAGCCGATTGGGAGATCTGGTCATCGACTGTGAGGGTGGCGACATTGACGAGCACGCCGCGTTCTGGGCGCAGGCACTCGGGCGTACCCTTGAAGTCGAACCGAAAAACCCGCGCTACCGGAGGCTGTTCGGCAAGGACGGAGAGATCGGCATTCTGCTGCAGGCGGTCGAGCATCCCGCGCGCGTTCATCTGGATATCGAAACCGACAATCCGCAAGCCGAAGTTGCCCGTCTGGAAAAACTCGGCGCGAAGATCGTCAGGCGCTTCGACAGCTGGGTGGTGATGGAAGCGGCGAGCGGCCACAGGTTCTGCGTGGTCAGTCCGCAATCGCCCGGCTTCGAGGAAAAAGCGACAGCCTGGAACGACTGA
- the msrA gene encoding peptide-methionine (S)-S-oxide reductase MsrA, with protein sequence MKRLLRQTFLAVLFGVAPVATAQAETAIFAGGCFWCVESDLEKLPGVRDVKSGYAGGKSQNPTYKNYERGGHREVVQVDFDENRISYQDLVRIFLRTVDVTDPGGQFCDRGYGYSTAIHPLDDKQAKAAKAEIAKANKVLGGRVVTPVEGAAVFWPAEDYHQAYYKSNARTLTRFGYVTRAEAYKGYRKACGRDARVKSVWGAEAYKGLPKAGS encoded by the coding sequence ATGAAGCGTTTGTTGCGGCAGACTTTCCTTGCTGTACTTTTCGGCGTCGCCCCCGTTGCCACGGCACAGGCCGAAACGGCCATCTTTGCCGGCGGCTGTTTCTGGTGCGTGGAATCGGACCTTGAAAAGCTGCCGGGTGTCCGGGACGTCAAGTCCGGCTATGCAGGCGGCAAGAGCCAGAACCCCACCTACAAGAACTACGAACGCGGCGGACACCGCGAAGTGGTTCAGGTGGATTTCGATGAAAACCGGATCAGCTATCAGGACCTTGTCCGCATCTTCCTGCGCACGGTCGATGTGACCGACCCGGGCGGTCAGTTCTGCGATCGCGGCTATGGCTATTCGACCGCAATTCATCCGCTGGACGACAAGCAGGCCAAGGCCGCGAAGGCGGAAATCGCCAAGGCCAACAAGGTTCTTGGCGGCCGGGTCGTGACACCGGTCGAAGGTGCAGCGGTCTTCTGGCCTGCCGAGGATTATCACCAGGCCTACTACAAGAGCAATGCGCGCACGCTGACCCGTTTCGGCTATGTGACGCGCGCGGAAGCCTACAAGGGCTACCGGAAAGCCTGCGGCCGCGATGCCAGGGTAAAATCCGTATGGGGTGCCGAGGCCTACAAGGGACTGCCCAAGGCCGGTTCCTGA